The Euphorbia lathyris chromosome 3, ddEupLath1.1, whole genome shotgun sequence genome contains a region encoding:
- the LOC136222304 gene encoding uncharacterized protein isoform X3 codes for MVARVSGFGFIVITQLFVGHLGELSLAAYAIQQTVFLRFTNGILEILLLHLLGCYSTCKRMDSKSDSIIRLRISKSPKTQCRLSFLLFASKMLDSPEKRCILDFPFQVRFSVYMPVR; via the exons ATGGTGGCTAGAGTTTCAGGATTTGGTTTTATAGTAATTACTCAGTTATTTGTAGGTCATCTTGGGGAATTATCTCTTGCTGCTTATGCTATTCAACAGACTGTCTTCCTTCGTTTCACTAATGGAATTCTG GAAATACTTTTGCTGCACTTGCTAGGATGTTATTCAACTTGCAAGCGCATGGATTCAAAGTCTGATTCCATCATCAGGCTTCGTATTTCAAAAAGCCCTAAAACTCAGTGTCGCCTCTCATTCCTTCTCTTCGCTTCAAAGATG TTGGATTCTCCCGAAAAGAG ATGTATCTTGGACTTCCCATTTCAAGTAAGGTTTTCTGTTTATATGCCAGTGAGGTGA
- the LOC136222304 gene encoding protein DETOXIFICATION 21-like isoform X10, with amino-acid sequence MVARVSGFGFIVITQLFVGHLGELSLAAYAIQQTVFLRFTNGILDVIQLASAWIQSLIPSSGFVFQKALKLSVASHSFSSLQRCWILPKRD; translated from the exons ATGGTGGCTAGAGTTTCAGGATTTGGTTTTATAGTAATTACTCAGTTATTTGTAGGTCATCTTGGGGAATTATCTCTTGCTGCTTATGCTATTCAACAGACTGTCTTCCTTCGTTTCACTAATGGAATTCTG GATGTTATTCAACTTGCAAGCGCATGGATTCAAAGTCTGATTCCATCATCAGGCTTCGTATTTCAAAAAGCCCTAAAACTCAGTGTCGCCTCTCATTCCTTCTCTTCGCTTCAAAGATG TTGGATTCTCCCGAAAAGAG ATTAG
- the LOC136222304 gene encoding protein DETOXIFICATION 20-like isoform X5, with protein sequence MVARVSGFGFIVITQLFVGHLGELSLAAYAIQQTVFLRFTNGILDVIQLASAWIQSLIPSSGFVFQKALKLSVASHSFSSLQRCWILPKRGNTYCLGSVFDYCSSFFYLVWM encoded by the exons ATGGTGGCTAGAGTTTCAGGATTTGGTTTTATAGTAATTACTCAGTTATTTGTAGGTCATCTTGGGGAATTATCTCTTGCTGCTTATGCTATTCAACAGACTGTCTTCCTTCGTTTCACTAATGGAATTCTG GATGTTATTCAACTTGCAAGCGCATGGATTCAAAGTCTGATTCCATCATCAGGCTTCGTATTTCAAAAAGCCCTAAAACTCAGTGTCGCCTCTCATTCCTTCTCTTCGCTTCAAAGATG TTGGATTCTCCCGAAAAGAGGTAACACCTATTGCCTTGGTTCTGTTTTCGATTATTGCAGCTCATTTTTTTATCTCGTG TGGATGTGA
- the LOC136222304 gene encoding uncharacterized protein isoform X4 has translation MVARVSGFGFIVITQLFVGHLGELSLAAYAIQQTVFLRFTNGILDVIQLASAWIQSLIPSSGFVFQKALKLSVASHSFSSLQRCWILPKRVDVNRKQSKAIVSGYIEPNKVLKK, from the exons ATGGTGGCTAGAGTTTCAGGATTTGGTTTTATAGTAATTACTCAGTTATTTGTAGGTCATCTTGGGGAATTATCTCTTGCTGCTTATGCTATTCAACAGACTGTCTTCCTTCGTTTCACTAATGGAATTCTG GATGTTATTCAACTTGCAAGCGCATGGATTCAAAGTCTGATTCCATCATCAGGCTTCGTATTTCAAAAAGCCCTAAAACTCAGTGTCGCCTCTCATTCCTTCTCTTCGCTTCAAAGATG TTGGATTCTCCCGAAAAGAG TGGATGTGAAcagaaagcaaagcaaagcaatAGTGAGTGGGTATATAGAGCCAAACAAGGTACTAAAAAAGTGA
- the LOC136222304 gene encoding uncharacterized protein isoform X8: MVARVSGFGFIVITQLFVGHLGELSLAAYAIQQTVFLRFTNGILDVIQLASAWIQSLIPSSGFVFQKALKLSVASHSFSSLQRCWILPKRDVSWTSHFK, from the exons ATGGTGGCTAGAGTTTCAGGATTTGGTTTTATAGTAATTACTCAGTTATTTGTAGGTCATCTTGGGGAATTATCTCTTGCTGCTTATGCTATTCAACAGACTGTCTTCCTTCGTTTCACTAATGGAATTCTG GATGTTATTCAACTTGCAAGCGCATGGATTCAAAGTCTGATTCCATCATCAGGCTTCGTATTTCAAAAAGCCCTAAAACTCAGTGTCGCCTCTCATTCCTTCTCTTCGCTTCAAAGATG TTGGATTCTCCCGAAAAGAG ATGTATCTTGGACTTCCCATTTCAAGTAA
- the LOC136222304 gene encoding uncharacterized protein isoform X9 — translation MVARVSGFGFIVITQLFVGHLGELSLAAYAIQQTVFLRFTNGILDVIQLASAWIQSLIPSSGFVFQKALKLSVASHSFSSLQRCWILPKRGLFKIEH, via the exons ATGGTGGCTAGAGTTTCAGGATTTGGTTTTATAGTAATTACTCAGTTATTTGTAGGTCATCTTGGGGAATTATCTCTTGCTGCTTATGCTATTCAACAGACTGTCTTCCTTCGTTTCACTAATGGAATTCTG GATGTTATTCAACTTGCAAGCGCATGGATTCAAAGTCTGATTCCATCATCAGGCTTCGTATTTCAAAAAGCCCTAAAACTCAGTGTCGCCTCTCATTCCTTCTCTTCGCTTCAAAGATG TTGGATTCTCCCGAAAAGAG GGTTATTTAAAATTGAGCACTAA
- the LOC136222304 gene encoding protein DETOXIFICATION 20-like isoform X2 — MVARVSGFGFIVITQLFVGHLGELSLAAYAIQQTVFLRFTNGILDVIQLASAWIQSLIPSSGFVFQKALKLSVASHSFSSLQRCWILPKRGNTYCLGSVFDYCSSFFYLVMYLGLPISSKVFCLYASEVNIG; from the exons ATGGTGGCTAGAGTTTCAGGATTTGGTTTTATAGTAATTACTCAGTTATTTGTAGGTCATCTTGGGGAATTATCTCTTGCTGCTTATGCTATTCAACAGACTGTCTTCCTTCGTTTCACTAATGGAATTCTG GATGTTATTCAACTTGCAAGCGCATGGATTCAAAGTCTGATTCCATCATCAGGCTTCGTATTTCAAAAAGCCCTAAAACTCAGTGTCGCCTCTCATTCCTTCTCTTCGCTTCAAAGATG TTGGATTCTCCCGAAAAGAGGTAACACCTATTGCCTTGGTTCTGTTTTCGATTATTGCAGCTCATTTTTTTATCTCGTG ATGTATCTTGGACTTCCCATTTCAAGTAAGGTTTTCTGTTTATATGCCAGTGAGGTGAATATTGGTTAG
- the LOC136222304 gene encoding uncharacterized protein isoform X7: MVARVSGFGFIVITQLFVGHLGELSLAAYAIQQTVFLRFTNGILEILLLHLLGCYSTCKRMDSKSDSIIRLRISKSPKTQCRLSFLLFASKMLDSPEKRVI; the protein is encoded by the exons ATGGTGGCTAGAGTTTCAGGATTTGGTTTTATAGTAATTACTCAGTTATTTGTAGGTCATCTTGGGGAATTATCTCTTGCTGCTTATGCTATTCAACAGACTGTCTTCCTTCGTTTCACTAATGGAATTCTG GAAATACTTTTGCTGCACTTGCTAGGATGTTATTCAACTTGCAAGCGCATGGATTCAAAGTCTGATTCCATCATCAGGCTTCGTATTTCAAAAAGCCCTAAAACTCAGTGTCGCCTCTCATTCCTTCTCTTCGCTTCAAAGATG TTGGATTCTCCCGAAAAGAG GGTTATTTAA
- the LOC136222304 gene encoding uncharacterized protein isoform X1, translating into MVARVSGFGFIVITQLFVGHLGELSLAAYAIQQTVFLRFTNGILEILLLHLLGCYSTCKRMDSKSDSIIRLRISKSPKTQCRLSFLLFASKMLDSPEKSGCEQKAKQSNSEWVYRAKQGTKKVKSTGKRAEFWP; encoded by the exons ATGGTGGCTAGAGTTTCAGGATTTGGTTTTATAGTAATTACTCAGTTATTTGTAGGTCATCTTGGGGAATTATCTCTTGCTGCTTATGCTATTCAACAGACTGTCTTCCTTCGTTTCACTAATGGAATTCTG GAAATACTTTTGCTGCACTTGCTAGGATGTTATTCAACTTGCAAGCGCATGGATTCAAAGTCTGATTCCATCATCAGGCTTCGTATTTCAAAAAGCCCTAAAACTCAGTGTCGCCTCTCATTCCTTCTCTTCGCTTCAAAGATG TTGGATTCTCCCGAAAAGAG TGGATGTGAAcagaaagcaaagcaaagcaatAGTGAGTGGGTATATAGAGCCAAACAAGGTACTAAAAAAGTGAAGAGCACAGGGAAGAGAGCTGAATTTTGGCCATAG
- the LOC136222304 gene encoding uncharacterized protein isoform X6, protein MVARVSGFGFIVITQLFVGHLGELSLAAYAIQQTVFLRFTNGILEILLLHLLGCYSTCKRMDSKSDSIIRLRISKSPKTQCRLSFLLFASKMLDSPEKRLDVSWTSHFK, encoded by the exons ATGGTGGCTAGAGTTTCAGGATTTGGTTTTATAGTAATTACTCAGTTATTTGTAGGTCATCTTGGGGAATTATCTCTTGCTGCTTATGCTATTCAACAGACTGTCTTCCTTCGTTTCACTAATGGAATTCTG GAAATACTTTTGCTGCACTTGCTAGGATGTTATTCAACTTGCAAGCGCATGGATTCAAAGTCTGATTCCATCATCAGGCTTCGTATTTCAAAAAGCCCTAAAACTCAGTGTCGCCTCTCATTCCTTCTCTTCGCTTCAAAGATG TTGGATTCTCCCGAAAAGAG ATTAGATGTATCTTGGACTTCCCATTTCAAGTAA